In Rhodothermales bacterium, the genomic stretch TATGATCGAGTCGGATGGCTTAGCACCGTTCATTACTTCAGCGGCGTCCCCTCGACAGGCCGGCCGTTGGTGGTCAGAATCTGGAAGTGATGGACGCGGTGGCCTTCATAGGTCCAGACGACCTCCTTCTCGGGCGTCACCTCGAACAGCTTCACCCCTTCCGTCGCGCCGTAACTGGCTATGACCGTATTTCCGTTCGGGAGCCGCTGGGCGCCGCAGGGGTCGACAAAGATCGGGGCGTCGACGTCGTCGTTCGACATGCGCCAGACAATCGCGCCGGCGGCGTCGACCTCGATGGTCTTGTTGCCATGCGTGAGGTTGATCAGGGTGTGGCCGTTCGCGAGGCGAATGGCGGTGAACGGCCAGTTTTCGGCTTCGCGGCCGCCCAGTTCGGGCCGGTCGGTAGCGATTGTTTGCACCACCTCGCCGGCCGGCGTGTATTCCTTCACCGCAAACGCCAGCAGGTGGGGCACCAGGTAATTACCGTTGGGGAGCTTGCGGGCCATGCGGGTTTGCATGTGCGCGTTGTCGGTCTCGGGCTGGAGGGGCACCTCGCGGAGGATGACGCCGGCCGGGTCGACTTCGACGATCCGGGGGTTTTCACCCAGTTCGGTGATCATGGTCGAGCCATCGTCGAGCCGGACGGCCGTGCCTAGCTCGGCGTTTTCAGGGCTGAGTGTGTAGCTGAACACCACCTGCCGGCTGGCGTCGAACTCCTGCACGACATCGCTCCAGCAAATCAGCACGTTACCGTTGGGCAACACGTACCCGTCCCGCGCCCCGGGCCGGCCAGAGTCCCAGACCACCTCCCCGGTTTCGCCCAGGATGCCCGTAAAATCGGGGCCGGCGACAAAAAAGGAATGGGAGATGGGGGTCGCGGTGGTCGGCGCGTCAGTGGCCGGGGTACAGCCAGCGAGCGCGGCGAGGAACAGGATAAAGCAGGTGATGGCGCGTAGCATCGGGGAGAGCATGTTGCGTGATCGGTGCAGGAGGTATGGTCCCGCCAACGTACCGCAAATATCAACCTGAAACACGAATCCTATCAACAAATGCTTACCGCCTGAACGCACGCTCGTACAGCGCGATCCAGTCCGCCACCGTCGTCTTCGCCGCCAGTTCCCCGATCAGATCGAACGGGATCTGGGAGGCGTTTTTGAAGCGGATACAGCTCTTTCCCATATCCAGCTTCTTGGAACTGTGTTTCGGGAATTCCTCCTCGAACCAGGCGAGCAGCACCGGGTCCGCGTAGAGGCCCATGTGGTAGACCGCCACAAAGTTCTTCTGCGAGGCGAAGCTAAGGAACGGCAGCGGGTCCTTCGGCTCGCAGTGATAGCCCGGCGGGTAGAGGTTGTGCGGCACCACGTAAC encodes the following:
- a CDS encoding DUF1801 domain-containing protein, yielding MRIEADTVDEYLELIPEDRKEAIQRLRAVILENLPEGFEETIQYNMPCYVVPHNLYPPGYHCEPKDPLPFLSFASQKNFVAVYHMGLYADPVLLAWFEEEFPKHSSKKLDMGKSCIRFKNASQIPFDLIGELAAKTTVADWIALYERAFRR